In Akkermansia muciniphila, one DNA window encodes the following:
- a CDS encoding Gfo/Idh/MocA family oxidoreductase, whose translation MKTVITYGTFDLLHTGHMNLLRRARKLGDRLIVGVTTDSYDQSRGKLNVMESLEERMENVRKTGLADLIIKEELEGQKIHDIRKYGADVFVIGSDWSGKFDYLREYCEVVYLERTKGVSSTDLRSARNPIVYMGIAGHGRIAGRFLRESKYVSNIEITAVFGRNKERVRRFAESHALLEYDTEYEQFLDRVHAVYIAVPHHLHYEMARRALLRGKHVLCEKPLALARDEAEELFRIAAEKGVVLLEALKTAFCPAFQQLTSLAGSGVIGSIKAVDATFTKLIEDETAREYDPMQAGGAWTELGSYPAFAVGKLLGTDPRRVRFVTCRNSHTGVDVFTRAEFLYSNAVATATAAIGAKQEGDLCITGTEGYIYVPAPWWKTEMFEVRFEDSRLNRKYFANFEGDGLRYELGVFLRLIHGCHHGNRLLTREDSMFMADVASRFRRGECVDEIS comes from the coding sequence ATGAAAACGGTTATTACCTACGGAACTTTTGATTTGCTCCATACGGGGCACATGAATCTTCTGAGGAGAGCCCGGAAACTGGGGGACCGGCTCATCGTCGGCGTAACTACGGACAGCTACGACCAGAGCCGGGGCAAGCTGAATGTCATGGAGAGCCTGGAGGAGCGCATGGAAAATGTGCGGAAGACCGGTCTGGCGGATCTCATTATTAAAGAAGAGCTGGAAGGGCAGAAGATCCATGACATACGGAAGTACGGGGCGGATGTTTTTGTGATTGGCTCCGACTGGTCGGGGAAATTTGACTATCTTCGCGAGTATTGCGAGGTGGTTTACCTGGAACGCACCAAGGGCGTTTCTTCAACAGACCTCCGTTCCGCCAGGAATCCCATTGTTTATATGGGAATTGCAGGGCACGGGCGCATAGCGGGCCGTTTTCTCCGGGAGTCCAAATATGTCAGCAATATTGAAATAACAGCCGTTTTCGGAAGGAATAAGGAGAGAGTCCGCCGTTTTGCCGAGTCTCATGCTTTGCTGGAATATGATACGGAATATGAGCAGTTCTTGGACCGGGTTCATGCCGTTTACATTGCCGTTCCCCATCATCTCCATTATGAAATGGCTAGGAGGGCCCTGTTGCGGGGGAAACACGTGTTGTGCGAGAAGCCCCTTGCCCTTGCCCGGGATGAGGCGGAAGAGCTGTTCCGGATTGCAGCGGAGAAAGGAGTCGTTTTACTGGAAGCGCTTAAAACTGCGTTTTGCCCGGCCTTCCAGCAGTTGACCAGTTTGGCGGGCAGCGGCGTCATTGGTTCCATTAAGGCGGTGGACGCCACGTTTACCAAGCTGATAGAGGATGAAACCGCCAGGGAATATGATCCCATGCAGGCCGGAGGCGCGTGGACGGAGCTGGGTTCCTATCCCGCTTTTGCCGTCGGGAAGCTTCTGGGGACCGATCCCCGCAGGGTCCGTTTTGTGACTTGCAGAAATTCTCATACGGGCGTGGACGTGTTCACGCGCGCGGAATTTCTTTATTCCAATGCAGTAGCCACCGCCACGGCAGCCATAGGCGCCAAGCAGGAGGGGGACTTGTGCATTACCGGAACGGAGGGGTATATTTATGTGCCGGCGCCGTGGTGGAAGACGGAGATGTTTGAAGTGCGGTTTGAGGATTCCCGGCTCAACAGGAAGTATTTTGCCAATTTTGAAGGGGACGGGCTGCGTTATGAGC